ATATCAAAATACTATATAATATAGTTTTTATCTAACCTCAACCAAGAATTTTCTTGAGTACATAAACCTTGTCAAGTTTCAGGATTAAATTAAAAAGGGTCACCATTCAAACCCCTATTTCTTGCGATGTTTATTGCTCCTTCAAATTGGGCCAGTTTGGCATTACCCATTTATATTGGGTCACATATTATAAAGCCCAGTCTGATCCGTGTGTGCCATGGGCCAGCCCGACCCATTTTTTAttcactctttttttctttttcttttttgtctttttcatatattagtttatctcaattatatatatttgccaAAATGTGATTGGATTGTCATAAAagtgtaaataatttttatattaacatTGGATATTTATTAAATTCTAGACTTATTCCTTCAattgaatcaaattaataattgatatttataaactttaaaaaaagctaaacttatcaatttttattaagtttacatatttagataatttttattgataatttttaaattagttgataatttttttagtattttttttgggtatttttttaacaaaaatcaaaggTAAATGACTAAATGTTGATAGTGGGCTGGTCTAAAACCCGACAGGCTAGCCCGATTCAACCCAATTTTTCGATGGACTAATTGGGCTAGGGCCGAAATACCGTAGTGCATTTGGGCTACCTATTCTGAGGCCCGTCCCAAAAAACGGACTAATAGACCGACCCATTTTTGACTACTCTATTTACAACACATGTTAATCCAGTTAGTTTTGCTATCAAATTGATTAATCTACGAGAAACCAAATAAGCTCATATTCTCTCTGGCTCAgactattttttttcccttctaaTGTCATCAAATCTTTGTTTTGTGACTTCAATGCTTAATTGAACTATTTTACCATGACTGCCTAGTGCCCATACTTGAATTAATTGCAAAAATAGCATTAAGAAGGAACAAGGTGATTGAATCAAACTTAAACTCAGAACATGTGTTTGGCCATTCTTCAATGTTGTGTTTGATTGTTGTTCATCAAAAGAGGACGCAATAGTGAATGCAATGAACAAAGTTTGTCATTCGTTGCAGTCGACGGTGGTGGTTTTTTGTTTGACCATGACTCGATGGTCCATGAAACATACCCGAAATGATGaaagtcaacaaaaaaaaactaatggtTTTAACATAGGTAAGGGTtatgtttgtcttttttatgATAACTTAAGGGACGGTTAGTGTAAGTTTTAGAACTAAGAAGTATTAGTTATTGTTATTTCAATAGATTTgagataagtataatttttccttttatatatattttactaatatCGTCGACACTTATTTTCTCTAACATCCCTAAAagaaaactaattttttaattttttttttaaggaaaaaacttattttctctAACAACCTCGTTTTATCTGGTTACAACTAACAcgattagtaaaataaaaaactaacatTAACGACTacctttttcttgttttgcaatcAAAGTTGAACtagtagtattatttttttagacttGAATCATATCTCAGTTTTTTTTGTTAGCTAAATCTTTTAAGGTGGTGACTAACGACTTCTTGTTCCGTTATCTATTTAGGTAACATTCTTGaatatatcttattttaaaaacaccATAAAATAAGTGTAAATTAGTAGTTGCTCAAAAAAGAAAGTGTAAattagttattaaaaaaaaggtgtaaattagaaacaataataactttttttgaaattttgattaaaattataggtataaataatagatattttgtactttcgtattgtaacaaactataattatctttttaaataatatcaacaatataaaaaaattttcttcaaaaaaataatataacaaacttaatatatttcaataaaatgtaacaaacataatataaattcttatctttttgaataatACTAACATAATAGCATTTTTATGGTCAAATTTGTTACGGTtaactttctttatatatatcatAGATATCATAGACGATGAAGAAAAGTGAATGCATTGATACGATGATTGTTAGTCGTTACTAGTGATGATGCTACTAAGAAAACATTAGTGTCTCATGCAAGACTTGTAAAGAAAGTATGCAGAGAGCAAATTGATAGAAGTTTTTGTTATGTATATTGATGAATAAATCACAGGTTAATATACTGTACAAGTATTAACAGAAAAACCAAACTAAGAGGAAGCTGAACTAATGTATAGGAAAGCTAAACTAATTGATAGGAACAATAAGGATTAGGATGAGAACAACAAGGACCAGTAGCAAATTGTAACTAATTGTGAGATATTCTAGTTTAGTCGATAACAAGACTCACATCTTTTCTTGAGAAAGATCACTTGTTTCTCACACCTTGGAGTTGGATTCCCAAAACTTTTGAGAATGAAACTAATTCCACCAAAGAAAAGGAGTATCTTTACTTTCATCATGGATCATATTTTTCTAATGAGGTAATTTTTTCATGTTCGTAATtcctattctttttttattctttgtatACCTTGTTCATAAtgtatcttctttttttgaaacATTGTTCATAATGTATCTGGTATCATGATTGAAATACACGCTTTCACGTCGAGAACTATGGGGTTTGGTGATGGTAGATAATTCATATGTGTGTGTGGGGTTTATCAACTAAACATATACAATTTTGTCtaaacagaaaataaatttagaattaaaacaggctaaaaaaaaaaaagaagctctattttggactaaaattacGAGTTTCACCTAAAGCCATATATGACACTTGTGTGTTACTCTTTAGGCACCCTTTAATTGCTCAAAATCCGACTAATGGCAGTTAAGTGTTGTTTGCCACAAAATGGTAGTTAAGTATCATTCGAAACTTTTTAAATCGGCTCAAACTTTTTTGGATCGGTTTAAAATCATGTTTTGTTATGATGTTCCTACAATTTctacttttaatttattaatcaaCCATTGATATTATTCAGTTTATAATTAAAGTGAGTTGCTCGTTTAGAGAGTCAAATATGATTTAAAAAGTCTCTGGATGGTAActaattactattgatcataaGGAGTATTTTCGTCAATTCAGGGTGCTCGAGAGCAAACCCTGGATACCTAAAGAGCAATAAAACTTTTTGCCAATGCTTTGTGTGCTTGTTTCGTTGTTCTATTAAGGTTGTTTTGGGATCTTCttaatacattaattttatcatatatatcattaaCAAAGTCTTATTAGTATGTACTTATTATCAAGTTAATGAAAACATGGCttaagatttttttcttcttcttcttcttctggttTTTGTTAGATAATTGACCAGAAGAATGAATTTTCTTCACGTTCAGAAGAAGATCTTAAGAAAGTTTTGTCTTGTGGATTTGGGTATTCGAAGCCAGACAATTTGCATCCCTTCCAAAAGACTAGGCAATTTAATCATAGCAAGCAAAGAGTTAAATCAGTCAAGGAGGAGAACTATGATGAGAAGAGTATTGAGGTTAATACTGATTTTAATGTTCAAGAAGTGAATAATAATACTATTAAAACATCATGTGGTACATGATGTGTTACTGAGTCTCTTAATAATGTTGAGtgtctttctctttctctgatTAGAACTCACAAGTCATAACACACTCTTCAATTTAgactttttccttttatttctttttcacaCTTTAGATTTACTTCCCCAAGGTTTTTTTGGTATCTTTTAATATTATCTTATTTTCTGCAAATTGAAATGTAGTTTTGTTAATCCATATAGATTGATTGATGTATGTTTAGATTAATTTATTGAAGAGGGTACAAAATTAATtgacaaaaagaaaagtaattaATACAACcttaatatgtaaaaaatttggaagaaaaacacCACACCAAAATTATATATCCATTTTATATATACTAACGTGTCTTTTTCTACTGCGCTTGATTGTATGTTTATATTAttgtatttgattaaaaaaaattagaattaaataaaaatttgagctatattgttcatgttttttttttaacaagcgctatatttttttttgagggaaaaaaaaaatatagatatattgTTCATGTTGAAATGTAATTGCTTATATTATAACGGGATTGATTAGATTTaaagaatattatacaaaagataaaattacgattaaaatagtttaaataaagggtgtaattgaaagataaaaaggCATACCAACACTCTTGAAATTGTTTTTAACATATGTGTATGTTTGATTTCACTTTTGAATATATCCAAACATAAGCTACTTGTCATTCAACCCACTTTTAGACAAgagtaattttacaaaatcaatcaattcaaaattaatttttgtcgcCGCATAACCAAACATAACCAAACGTACATGAAGAAATGTCAATACGGGGCGAGTGTATCTGAATTGACATTACCTATCACCCTTAAGTTCGAAGCATATATAACAATGAAGCCAAATTAAGGTTCCTTAAAATGCAATGAAATCAAGGAAATGATTGTGACTTGTGTTGGAATGTAAAATGTGACATCAAAATGTTATTATGGTAATGTTCAATCCTGTTCAATCCTTCCAAGTCATGAAAGGCTAAAATAATGTGAAGAGTTCTGtacaaagaaaaaactattaatAACTATGAAACAACAAAGACAGTGAATTTACTTGATGTTGCTTATGGACAAACCAAAATTGTGATTGCACGATTTGCAATATGGTGAAAACAAGCTCAAGAGACACCGATATAGACAACTCAAACAAAGTTACTGAACCTTCACACCAGAGAATGTTACATGGACTTGTATACATAGGAAAGCCATGGATGTTTTAGTGCCTGTCTTGCAGTAGGCCTTCTTTTGGGGTTGACGTTAAGCAGATAACTGACGAAGTCGATAAACATAGTATCGTTGATCTGTAGGTGGTGCTCTAATGAAGTCTCTTCTGGAATTATGTACTCTAGTTGATCTGTCTCCTGTGTACATTATTAAAGATTGGTTGGGGaaaaaatgtaatttgaatGTATGGCTTGAATAAATCTAAGgcccttttttcttcttctttactgCGAATAACCAACACTAACGTATACTTCTCTTTTTTGGTCTAGTTAGTATAATCTGAGTTGAGTCGAGTGGcctatttttttcattcacGAGACTCGAATTTGAGACACTGTTTAACgactaaaaagtttttttaggCATAATCCAACTCGGATCGGGTGGCAGCAACATGAAAAAAGTATTTCAACCTAGGACTGatgaataaaaacaaatgaaatatgTTAAAAATGGAACAGCTGAAGGGAAACAAACCTCATTTATGAAGTAAATGTCATATTCTTTGGTGAAGTACTTGTGTGTTTCCTGCCCTTTCACCAACATCTCCATATCAAAAGGACCAAACATTCCAATCATGCGTGCTAGAATCATCACGACTGCATCATTTGGAAAAAGCACCTGGAGCCAAAAAAGAACTCAGaatcaacaaatatataaaagaaatctttgaaagaaaatcaaaattccaTGCTCTTGTACGAGCCATAGAAAAAAGTATTTCATTAATATCATAAGAAATGCAGATTAGAACATACTTCACCGGAGCATAGCTCAGCCAAAATACAGCCGAGCGACCATATATCAATCTTTTCATCATATTGAAGGCCTAACATCACTTCAGGAGCTCTATAAGACCGGGATTGTACATATAGACACAGATTGTCTGTTTTAAAGCAACTGCTTCCAAGATCAATAATCtttatttcacattttttgtaACTTTTGATTAGAACGTTTTCAGGCTTCAGGTCGCAGTGAACAATTCCCAAGTTATGTAAATATTGCAATGCCTCCAAACACTGTCGAGTAATGAGCTGCAAAGAAGGATAGCAGCAACAACTCAGATCATCATGCTTTCACAATTTCTCTATTTCCgacaaaaacaaatctattCAAATTGATAAGCAATGATGTGGGATAGGTGCAAAAGTTAATTAGTCTAGTTGAACAAACCTGCAATCTCTTTAATGTAAAATATGCTTCACCACCAGATTCTTGGTTGAATTTCTGAAATTCATATAAGTTTGCACGCAGAAGTTCGGTCACAATGAATAAATGTTCCTGATGGTAGAAATAGTCATAAAGACGCAGTATGTGGTGTTTATCTCCTGGGTCGTGCTTATTGACGAGTTTAAGAAGCTTGATTTCATCTAGGCTTTGATCAAAGAAATCCTTGTCATTTTTAATAATCTTCAAACAAACATCAATTCCCATCTGAAGATCATGGGCTTGAACAACCCTACTGAATGCAGCTGAACCGAGATATTCTGTCACATAGTACCTTCCAGCCATGACTGAGTTGAGCACAATTGGAACTTCCTTGTTTTCTTCAAATCCAGTCCTGTAGATTCAACAATAGATGGTAGAAAATTATGGTCAGAATACTTAAAGAGAAAAAGTGAATAATGTTAGGTCAAAATCATGGTGAACTAAATTAATGCCAAATACGAAAAGTTGAAGGCTAAAAATACGAAAAGTAAAAGCAtttgatttcaaattttatcAACTAGTCTCCtacacattcaaaatcaatttatcCACCAGCATTATCGAGAATATTAAGTAGAAATGAAAGTTCACGACAGAAGATCATGATCAAGCAAACCTGTTTTTTCTATGTACAATTCTTAGCTCAaatacttcatattcatcatcttgaATGTATTTTAAGAGGTCATCATCAGTATTATTATCCTCTCCATCTGCGGCAACCTCCGGAACATGGAGTTCTTCATTCAAATCTCGGTCATCTCTTACTTCATAGCTTTCGATCCCATTCGGTAGATCTGTTTCAACAACTTCGATGGTTAAGTCATAGGGATCCTTGTAGCAATCTGAACTATGCTTCATGGTAAGCACAGGAACAGAATCAAAAGAATTAATATCCTTCATATGAAAATCATTCAGATTCAGCTTAATTTCCTTCAAATTAAGGTAGCTAAAGTTCATAGGATCCTCGCTACAAGAACCTCCTGAACCTGGACTGCTTTTGCAAAAGGGAACTTCACAATTATGCGCAATGGCTTCTTTCTCGGCCCCGTGACAATAATCTTTTGAATAAGTCGCATTTTCATCACCTCCAGATGAATGATTACAAAGGCATTGCTCCATTGACTTGTCTATGTAACCTTCATTTCCCTCTAACTGAATTTCTTCAAAGTTGTAATGAAGATCACGAGAATCATCTTGTTGATTTTCTGTTTCTGAATTCAAGATAAACTTATCTTCACTTTGACATCCAAAGAAATCTGGTCCATCAAAATCAGGAGTCATGAAATCATCATCGTCATCGTTTTCGTTATACCAATACGGTTCATGTTGCATATCGAATTCGTGATAATCGCGTGCTGTGCCGAATTGGGACAATCTATCAGATGAGGATTCAGAATCATTCTGAGTCTGAGATGAGGAATTAATTCCATATGGATTGATAAAttctgcaacaaaaaaaaatctaggttATATAATTGCCTATTTTTATGCATTACAAATTTTTAACATTGattgaatttattaaaaaaaatataaaacactcTTGGTAATAAGTAATAACTAAGCTTAATATAATCCAAATTtggaaacataaataaattcaactaaagaaaaaaaaatgcagatcATATATAAGATATAAACATGAACTATGAATAATTTGAAATCCTATAACACAACATGCAATTGAAATTAACTTAAATCAAATACACAAATTCAAATTTGGTCAATCAATTATGCGATCCAAATGTAGAAATTGCAGAAACTAAATTTAGAACACTTAAAAAATCTAACTAAACattaattaatcaagaaaatctAAATTAACGATTATAATTACTAATTCTCTATTCTTTCTTCgattttgaccaaaaagaaaaacagagtTGAAAACAGAGCATAATCACTAATACTAGAAAGTAGAAACACATAGTGATAATTGATCATTAAGAAATAATTAAGCATAATGAATGAATAATCGATTATGAAAAGAGAACCTGAAGAAGAAACACGAGAACGAGAAGGAGAAGTAGAAGAAGCGATGCTAACAAACTGTTCTTCAGAAGAAACAGAGTTTGATTTGGAGAATTGACCGTCGCCAGAGGTAAACTCCGACGGGCGTGAAAATGAGCGGAGTTTGACCGGAGGAGGTGGAGGAACCATTGGAAAAAAGAATTTCTCGTAGTCAAAGGAAGCAAGATCATTGTTGTGCTTATCAATGATGTCTTGTCTTAGAGCTGATTCTGCTTCTGATAATCCATTTTTTCTTAGAAATTCGAACACAGCTTCGACACTGTTTGAAACAGCCATGACCACGAGAAGAAGAAGTtatagaagaagatgaaggtgtTTTTGTTGTATTGGAGAGAAGGGTAGTGATATGTGAATTAAGAAGTGTTGGAGGGGTAAAAGTGTAATAAGGTTCATGGTGTGTGATTTGCATGGTTTGGTGGTGGGAAGAGAGAGGGATTATGGGAAGTGTACATAGATgaatttagagagagagatattctgtctgtgtttttttctttctttctttgtgattgtGTTTTCTGTTTGTGATTGTGTTTTCTGTGTAAAACATAAGCGAATCAAATGGTGTCTATGTCTTACCAACTTTTGAAAAGTAGGATGAGAGAGGATTGTGGAATATTGCAAGAAATTTATCAAGTGTGTTACACACAAAAGTTAGCTCGAATGATTAATCTCTATAATTGTATCTAACATTGTAtagtataaaatttaatttggatGAAGGTGGTGTTTAACTAATGCGAGAGTAAAACTAACTCATCAAAATTGAAAGGAGAAGTTTATGAAATTGAATTCGATACAGTCAACATTTGATGATCGTCttgtatatgtaaaaaaaaattaattgaaattgaataatgattttttgattttgatcaaaCAACTATCAACACTAATTGAAAGGATCTGTTGACCGAAATAAATTTGAGTTCGGAAGTTTAtggtcttttttgttttgtagctAAAACAATGCTCTAATGTCAAtttgataaaaacaataaaaataaataagcatgtacttaattttgacaaaccgatttattttatttttaattaatgatatttgaacaacttttttattacaatttttggGACAATCTTGTTGTGCTcttttttcattggtcaaaaacaatggagagagaaaaaagaagagagagaataagaagaaaatatgaatatgataaagaaagttgtacaaaaatggttgtacaaatatatttctctttatttttactatccccgtgagcttagctcagttgtgATATTGCATTtaatatgcaggggtcggggttcgaactccgacttgaaaaaaaaaataaaaatatcatgaaCTTTTACTTAAACAATTatatatttgtcattaaaatttcaaatgattttaaaatatccATCTATCAAATCTTGTACAATAAGCCTAGAGTGAGAGAGGGGTATACGTGATTGTGTTTAAGAGAGGTTGCTGTTTTTGGTGGGGTAGGAGACAATATAAATTGAAGGATTTGACACGTGTAATTATGATATGATATCCACGTCATGTTATGTTTTTCTCCCCTTGATTTATGGTGAGAAGTCAACATGTGTATGGGACCGGGACCATCTTATTTTGCTTTCTTTTCATTTCTAGTAACATGATTTTTGGGGTCCTAtgataactttttcttttattttcagttGGGGAGTTCTTTCATTCTTCGTGaaaacattaaatatttattatatgaaatgagaataaaatttacttatgatgtaaatttttactttatatatatatatatctttataaatatttaggTGACATGTTTAATTGAAtgcatttttaaaagaaaattaaactaGCATGCAAATTAAATCCA
Above is a genomic segment from Medicago truncatula cultivar Jemalong A17 chromosome 5, MtrunA17r5.0-ANR, whole genome shotgun sequence containing:
- the LOC11425552 gene encoding DYRK-family kinase pom1 yields the protein MAVSNSVEAVFEFLRKNGLSEAESALRQDIIDKHNNDLASFDYEKFFFPMVPPPPPVKLRSFSRPSEFTSGDGQFSKSNSVSSEEQFVSIASSTSPSRSRVSSSEFINPYGINSSSQTQNDSESSSDRLSQFGTARDYHEFDMQHEPYWYNENDDDDDFMTPDFDGPDFFGCQSEDKFILNSETENQQDDSRDLHYNFEEIQLEGNEGYIDKSMEQCLCNHSSGGDENATYSKDYCHGAEKEAIAHNCEVPFCKSSPGSGGSCSEDPMNFSYLNLKEIKLNLNDFHMKDINSFDSVPVLTMKHSSDCYKDPYDLTIEVVETDLPNGIESYEVRDDRDLNEELHVPEVAADGEDNNTDDDLLKYIQDDEYEVFELRIVHRKNRTGFEENKEVPIVLNSVMAGRYYVTEYLGSAAFSRVVQAHDLQMGIDVCLKIIKNDKDFFDQSLDEIKLLKLVNKHDPGDKHHILRLYDYFYHQEHLFIVTELLRANLYEFQKFNQESGGEAYFTLKRLQLITRQCLEALQYLHNLGIVHCDLKPENVLIKSYKKCEIKIIDLGSSCFKTDNLCLYVQSRSYRAPEVMLGLQYDEKIDIWSLGCILAELCSGEVLFPNDAVVMILARMIGMFGPFDMEMLVKGQETHKYFTKEYDIYFINEETDQLEYIIPEETSLEHHLQINDTMFIDFVSYLLNVNPKRRPTARQALKHPWLSYVYKSM